The Euphorbia lathyris chromosome 2, ddEupLath1.1, whole genome shotgun sequence genome includes a window with the following:
- the LOC136220030 gene encoding uncharacterized protein isoform X1: MGVEKESSKNGGGYVGGFFQLFDWKAKSRKKLFSSKSELPENSKQGKRRDGNLPTTRLHLQMDDDESVRGLSIRESSDYSCASSVTDDDGFGAKAPGVVARLMGLDSMPTSSISEPNSTPFLDTQSHRESSQRRKHFEYCHDPEIMYSGNLLNKEDGPPRNFMDSKPQKILSRPIEKFQTETLPPRSAKSIPVTHHKLLSPIKSPGFIPSRTAAHIMEAAAKIIVDPSPQATARTRMSVASSSVPLKVRDFKEKLESSQKMSVAGPSIVPPKARDLKEKVEAPNRTSRLQKASQRPVESNAAKYLKGQPLNKSWNGSVDNATPFRAFEEREDGSSSSKNKGKSVSLAIQAKVNVQRRESLNISSSGLVGHKEQNEDISSHSFRSQPNAQKSLPRKSSTNNPSGALRQNNQKQNSLTDREKSSSKSATSNMYGRKALSTNSSLRHKTSGKTAGSKTATRKLVSETTDSEKGLSNYGLKHTSRKKRTIDGNLHSDNVSVDNNQKEIEYKPAMDRHFSWTEESKKKGVDVVSFTFNAPLTRSMHGYDSSGQLVQKSNGACTDNGGKRLLLDTDSMKLSSIGYNVIGGDALSSLLDQKLRELTNHIQSSSHNSVKGLGSASFLQDLSPTVNSGSSTPIFHHKKDRNVSQVDKFGGSFNSDAFSTDSEPLRWKKFQGVDEMIDCSSKSNDSEKLPNHRRPSPVSVLEPSFSTETSCSLDSTDCSSTEGTKQCSSSIQAHLGFSSSKNFSYVDADLSDSASSTSNGTATGKHASTLTVTNLTRSSDWEINYVQKILYNLEFMFRDYALGLSSETINPHLFNQLESRKDGSFSDDGETRLERKIIFDCVSECLQIRCGQYVNAGYKEWSKGVLIVRRKERLAEEVLKEISAWKNMGDWMVDELIDKDMSSQHGRWLEFEDDAFSLRAEIENQIYSTLLDEVVADVFGCPCC; encoded by the exons ATGGGGGTTGAGAAAGAAAGTTCAAAAAATGGAGGAGGTTATGTAGGTGGTTTCTTTCAATTGTTTGATTGGAAAGCAAAATCTAGGAAGAAGTTATTCTCAAGCAAGTCAGAGTTACCAG AAAATTCaaaacaaggaaagagaagGGATGGGAACCTCCCAACGACTCGGCTTCACTTG CAGATGGATGATGATGAATCTGTGCGGGGACTAAGCATACGTGAGAGTAGTGATTATAGTTGTGCTTCATCAGTAACAGATGATGATGGATTTGGGGCTAAGGCCCCTGGAGTAGTAGCGAGGCTTATGGGATTAGATTCCATGCCAACATCAAGTATTTCTGAACCCAACTCTACCCCATTTTTGGATACCCAATCCCATAGGGAGTCTTCTCAACGGAGAAAACATTTTGAGTATTGCCATGACCCTGAGATCATGTATTCCGGAAATCTGCTCAATAAGGAGGATGGTCCTCCTCGGAACTTTATGGACTCAAAGCCTCAAAAAATATTAAGCAGACCTATTGAAAAGTTCCAAACTGAAACTTTGCCTCCAAGAtctgctaaatcaattccagtAACTCATCACAAACTTTTATCTCCTATTAAGAGTCCTGGCTTCATTCCGAGTAGAACTGCAGCTCACATCATGGAAGCTGCTGCAAAAATTATCGTGGATCCTAGCCCACAAGCTACTGCTAGAACCAGGATGTCTGTGGCTTCTTCTTCAGTGCCTCTGAAAGTACGGGATTTTAAAGAAAAGTTGGAGAGTTCACAGAAAATGTCAGTTGCAGGGCCATCTATAGTACCACCGAAAGCTCGAGATTTGAAAGAGAAAGTGGAAGCTCCAAATAGAACATCTAGGCTTCAGAAAGCCTCTCAAAGACCAGTTGAGTCAAATGCTGCCAAGTATCTTAAGGGGCAGCCTTTGAACAAGAGCTGGAATGGCTCAGTGGACAATGCTACGCCTTTCAGGGCTTTCGAAGAGAGAGAGGATGGTTCTTCTAGTTCAAAGAACAAGGGAAAGTCCGTCTCTCTTGCAATACAAGCAAAAGTTAATGTTCAAAGAAGAGAAAGTTTGAATATAAGTAGCAGCGGCTTGGTAGGCCATAAAGAACAGAATGAGGATATTTCTAGCCATAGCTTCAGAAGCCAACCAAATGCTCAAAAAAGTTTGCCTAGAAAATCTTCTACGAATAATCCTTCCGGAGCTCTGAGGCAGAATAATCAGAAGCAGAATTCCCTTACCGATAGAGAGAAGTCATCATCAAAGTCAGCAACTTCCAACATGTATGGCAGAAAGGCTCTGTCTACCAATTCTTCTTTGCGGCACAAAACTTCAGGTAAAACTGCTGGCTCCAAAACTGCAACCAGGAAGTTGGTTTCAGAAACAACAGATAGTGAAAAGGGACTTTCAAATTATGGTTTGAAGCATACTTCAAGGAAGAAACGAACAATTGATGGGAACTTGCACAGTGATAATGTTTCAGTGGACAATAATCAGAAAGAAATTGAATATAAACCTGCCATGGATAGACACTTCAGCTGGACAGAAGAGAGcaagaagaaaggagtcgaTGTTgtttcatttacatttaatgCTCCCTTGACGAGATCTATGCACGGCTATGATTCATCTGGTCAGCTAGTACAAAAAAGCAATGGTGCTTGCACGGATAATGGAGGCAAGAGGTTGTTGCTTGACACAGATAGTATGAAGCTTTCTTCAATTGGATATAATGTGATAGGCGGAGATGCTTTGAGTAGTCTTTTAGATCAGAAGTTAAGGGAATTAACCAATCATATACAGTCTTCCAGCCACAATTCTGTCAAAGGATTGGGTTCTGCATCATTTTTGCAAGATCTGTCACCCACTGTTAATTCCGGAAGCAGTACACCAATTTTTCACCATAAGAAGGATCGAAATGTTTCACAAGTAGATAAATTCGGTGGCAGCTTCAATTCTGATGCATTCTCGACTGATTCCGAGCCACTCAGATGGAAAAAGTTTCAG GGAGTTGATGAGATGATAGATTGCAGCAGCAAATCTAATGATTCTGAAAAGCTGCCTAATCACAGACGTCCTAGCCCAGTTTCCGTTCTTGAACCATCCTTTTCAACCGAAACTAGTTGTTCTTTAGACAGCACAGATTGTAGCAGCACTGAAG GAACCAAACAATGTTCATCGTCTATTCAAGCTCATCTTGGGTTCAGTTCTTCGAAGAATTTCAGTTACGTTGATGCTGATTTATCAGATTCTGCTTCTTCAACATCTAATGGCACTGCAACTGGAAAGCATGCTAGTACATTAACTGTGACAAATTTAACAAGATCAAGTGATTGGGAAATAAATTATGTGCAGAAGATACTCTATAATCTGGAATTTATGTTTCGGGACTACGCTTTGGGTCTTTCTAGTGAGACCATAAATCCCCATCTCTTCAACCAATTAGAAAGTCGAAAAGATGGATCTTTTAGTGATGATGGGGAGACTAGACTAGAGCGGAAGATTATATTTGACTGTGTCAGTGAATGCTTACAAATAAGATGCGGGCAGTATGTTAATGCTGGATATAAAGAATGGTCGAAAGGAGTGCTGATCGTGAGAAGAAAGGAACGGTTAGCTGAAGAAGTgttgaaggagatctcggcaTGGAAAAACATGGGGGATTGGATGGTGGATGAACTTATAGACAAGGATATGAGCAGTCAACATGGGAGATGGCTGGAATTTGAAGATGATGCATTTTCACTTCGAGCCGAGATAGAAAACCAGATATATAGTACGCTGCTCGATGAGGTAGTTGCCGATGTATTTGGGTGTCCTTGCTGTTAA
- the LOC136220030 gene encoding uncharacterized protein isoform X2 has protein sequence MGVEKESSKNGGGYVGGFFQLFDWKAKSRKKLFSSKSELPENSKQGKRRDGNLPTTRLHLMDDDESVRGLSIRESSDYSCASSVTDDDGFGAKAPGVVARLMGLDSMPTSSISEPNSTPFLDTQSHRESSQRRKHFEYCHDPEIMYSGNLLNKEDGPPRNFMDSKPQKILSRPIEKFQTETLPPRSAKSIPVTHHKLLSPIKSPGFIPSRTAAHIMEAAAKIIVDPSPQATARTRMSVASSSVPLKVRDFKEKLESSQKMSVAGPSIVPPKARDLKEKVEAPNRTSRLQKASQRPVESNAAKYLKGQPLNKSWNGSVDNATPFRAFEEREDGSSSSKNKGKSVSLAIQAKVNVQRRESLNISSSGLVGHKEQNEDISSHSFRSQPNAQKSLPRKSSTNNPSGALRQNNQKQNSLTDREKSSSKSATSNMYGRKALSTNSSLRHKTSGKTAGSKTATRKLVSETTDSEKGLSNYGLKHTSRKKRTIDGNLHSDNVSVDNNQKEIEYKPAMDRHFSWTEESKKKGVDVVSFTFNAPLTRSMHGYDSSGQLVQKSNGACTDNGGKRLLLDTDSMKLSSIGYNVIGGDALSSLLDQKLRELTNHIQSSSHNSVKGLGSASFLQDLSPTVNSGSSTPIFHHKKDRNVSQVDKFGGSFNSDAFSTDSEPLRWKKFQGVDEMIDCSSKSNDSEKLPNHRRPSPVSVLEPSFSTETSCSLDSTDCSSTEGTKQCSSSIQAHLGFSSSKNFSYVDADLSDSASSTSNGTATGKHASTLTVTNLTRSSDWEINYVQKILYNLEFMFRDYALGLSSETINPHLFNQLESRKDGSFSDDGETRLERKIIFDCVSECLQIRCGQYVNAGYKEWSKGVLIVRRKERLAEEVLKEISAWKNMGDWMVDELIDKDMSSQHGRWLEFEDDAFSLRAEIENQIYSTLLDEVVADVFGCPCC, from the exons ATGGGGGTTGAGAAAGAAAGTTCAAAAAATGGAGGAGGTTATGTAGGTGGTTTCTTTCAATTGTTTGATTGGAAAGCAAAATCTAGGAAGAAGTTATTCTCAAGCAAGTCAGAGTTACCAG AAAATTCaaaacaaggaaagagaagGGATGGGAACCTCCCAACGACTCGGCTTCACTTG ATGGATGATGATGAATCTGTGCGGGGACTAAGCATACGTGAGAGTAGTGATTATAGTTGTGCTTCATCAGTAACAGATGATGATGGATTTGGGGCTAAGGCCCCTGGAGTAGTAGCGAGGCTTATGGGATTAGATTCCATGCCAACATCAAGTATTTCTGAACCCAACTCTACCCCATTTTTGGATACCCAATCCCATAGGGAGTCTTCTCAACGGAGAAAACATTTTGAGTATTGCCATGACCCTGAGATCATGTATTCCGGAAATCTGCTCAATAAGGAGGATGGTCCTCCTCGGAACTTTATGGACTCAAAGCCTCAAAAAATATTAAGCAGACCTATTGAAAAGTTCCAAACTGAAACTTTGCCTCCAAGAtctgctaaatcaattccagtAACTCATCACAAACTTTTATCTCCTATTAAGAGTCCTGGCTTCATTCCGAGTAGAACTGCAGCTCACATCATGGAAGCTGCTGCAAAAATTATCGTGGATCCTAGCCCACAAGCTACTGCTAGAACCAGGATGTCTGTGGCTTCTTCTTCAGTGCCTCTGAAAGTACGGGATTTTAAAGAAAAGTTGGAGAGTTCACAGAAAATGTCAGTTGCAGGGCCATCTATAGTACCACCGAAAGCTCGAGATTTGAAAGAGAAAGTGGAAGCTCCAAATAGAACATCTAGGCTTCAGAAAGCCTCTCAAAGACCAGTTGAGTCAAATGCTGCCAAGTATCTTAAGGGGCAGCCTTTGAACAAGAGCTGGAATGGCTCAGTGGACAATGCTACGCCTTTCAGGGCTTTCGAAGAGAGAGAGGATGGTTCTTCTAGTTCAAAGAACAAGGGAAAGTCCGTCTCTCTTGCAATACAAGCAAAAGTTAATGTTCAAAGAAGAGAAAGTTTGAATATAAGTAGCAGCGGCTTGGTAGGCCATAAAGAACAGAATGAGGATATTTCTAGCCATAGCTTCAGAAGCCAACCAAATGCTCAAAAAAGTTTGCCTAGAAAATCTTCTACGAATAATCCTTCCGGAGCTCTGAGGCAGAATAATCAGAAGCAGAATTCCCTTACCGATAGAGAGAAGTCATCATCAAAGTCAGCAACTTCCAACATGTATGGCAGAAAGGCTCTGTCTACCAATTCTTCTTTGCGGCACAAAACTTCAGGTAAAACTGCTGGCTCCAAAACTGCAACCAGGAAGTTGGTTTCAGAAACAACAGATAGTGAAAAGGGACTTTCAAATTATGGTTTGAAGCATACTTCAAGGAAGAAACGAACAATTGATGGGAACTTGCACAGTGATAATGTTTCAGTGGACAATAATCAGAAAGAAATTGAATATAAACCTGCCATGGATAGACACTTCAGCTGGACAGAAGAGAGcaagaagaaaggagtcgaTGTTgtttcatttacatttaatgCTCCCTTGACGAGATCTATGCACGGCTATGATTCATCTGGTCAGCTAGTACAAAAAAGCAATGGTGCTTGCACGGATAATGGAGGCAAGAGGTTGTTGCTTGACACAGATAGTATGAAGCTTTCTTCAATTGGATATAATGTGATAGGCGGAGATGCTTTGAGTAGTCTTTTAGATCAGAAGTTAAGGGAATTAACCAATCATATACAGTCTTCCAGCCACAATTCTGTCAAAGGATTGGGTTCTGCATCATTTTTGCAAGATCTGTCACCCACTGTTAATTCCGGAAGCAGTACACCAATTTTTCACCATAAGAAGGATCGAAATGTTTCACAAGTAGATAAATTCGGTGGCAGCTTCAATTCTGATGCATTCTCGACTGATTCCGAGCCACTCAGATGGAAAAAGTTTCAG GGAGTTGATGAGATGATAGATTGCAGCAGCAAATCTAATGATTCTGAAAAGCTGCCTAATCACAGACGTCCTAGCCCAGTTTCCGTTCTTGAACCATCCTTTTCAACCGAAACTAGTTGTTCTTTAGACAGCACAGATTGTAGCAGCACTGAAG GAACCAAACAATGTTCATCGTCTATTCAAGCTCATCTTGGGTTCAGTTCTTCGAAGAATTTCAGTTACGTTGATGCTGATTTATCAGATTCTGCTTCTTCAACATCTAATGGCACTGCAACTGGAAAGCATGCTAGTACATTAACTGTGACAAATTTAACAAGATCAAGTGATTGGGAAATAAATTATGTGCAGAAGATACTCTATAATCTGGAATTTATGTTTCGGGACTACGCTTTGGGTCTTTCTAGTGAGACCATAAATCCCCATCTCTTCAACCAATTAGAAAGTCGAAAAGATGGATCTTTTAGTGATGATGGGGAGACTAGACTAGAGCGGAAGATTATATTTGACTGTGTCAGTGAATGCTTACAAATAAGATGCGGGCAGTATGTTAATGCTGGATATAAAGAATGGTCGAAAGGAGTGCTGATCGTGAGAAGAAAGGAACGGTTAGCTGAAGAAGTgttgaaggagatctcggcaTGGAAAAACATGGGGGATTGGATGGTGGATGAACTTATAGACAAGGATATGAGCAGTCAACATGGGAGATGGCTGGAATTTGAAGATGATGCATTTTCACTTCGAGCCGAGATAGAAAACCAGATATATAGTACGCTGCTCGATGAGGTAGTTGCCGATGTATTTGGGTGTCCTTGCTGTTAA